One stretch of Thermococcus sp. 21S9 DNA includes these proteins:
- a CDS encoding radical SAM protein translates to MKAPKTIKEPFPNAMNPSTDVGEVESRENGNQLTTALKAFKLILGNPIARALIRPTLKKYEINGRELPALYWALSIYAGESINAPMMVRFQADTIKLLLKLGIKLAHGDEEAVKEALLRDPHIRRGIWVVLEGIAKYGVTVPQRLAGPFLIVWNFTNMCNFRCQHCYQRADKPLASELSLEEKLNLVDQLDRAGVAAVAISGGEPTIHPHFLRIVRELSSRGIHTSVATNGWTFAKREELEKAVRAGIKYVEVSVDSAKPEKHDRFRGIPGAWEHAVKALENAVELGISHGMATIMDKETYQEIDDILDLAESIGVKRVIFFNLVPTGRAEDMIKVDLSPEEREEFMKEVYRQMKKRKLEILTTAPQYARVTLLMSQGRSVTPAHFYIGEDNSVKTLAEFIGGCGAGRIYAGIEPDGTVVPCVFLPLPVGNVRHMPFREIWENSRIFNLLRDRDSWEGQCGRCPYKYICGGCRARAYHYTLDLAGDDPGCVINKRLWEEIVKHGKPKALTELNWVDETVVLRGPSLYVPSYYRAVEVAIEKGLVEVYGYQEVHA, encoded by the coding sequence ATGAAGGCCCCGAAAACGATAAAGGAGCCGTTTCCGAACGCGATGAACCCTTCAACCGATGTAGGGGAGGTTGAATCCAGAGAAAACGGAAACCAGCTCACCACCGCGCTGAAGGCCTTCAAGCTCATACTCGGAAACCCGATAGCGAGGGCGCTGATAAGGCCGACGTTGAAGAAGTACGAAATCAACGGACGAGAACTCCCGGCTCTCTACTGGGCTCTCAGCATCTACGCGGGCGAGAGCATAAACGCGCCGATGATGGTCCGCTTCCAGGCGGATACGATAAAGCTCCTGCTTAAGCTCGGCATAAAGCTCGCCCACGGCGACGAGGAGGCCGTCAAGGAGGCCCTGCTGAGGGACCCCCACATAAGGCGCGGAATCTGGGTCGTCCTCGAGGGCATAGCGAAATACGGGGTAACAGTTCCACAGCGCCTAGCCGGGCCGTTCCTTATAGTCTGGAACTTCACCAACATGTGCAACTTCCGCTGTCAGCACTGCTACCAGAGGGCCGACAAACCGCTCGCGAGCGAGCTATCGCTCGAGGAGAAGCTCAACCTCGTTGACCAGCTCGACAGGGCCGGCGTCGCGGCGGTTGCGATAAGCGGTGGCGAGCCGACGATACACCCGCACTTCCTCAGAATCGTCAGGGAGCTATCGAGCAGGGGAATTCACACGTCGGTGGCAACGAACGGCTGGACGTTCGCCAAGAGAGAAGAGCTTGAAAAGGCCGTCAGGGCAGGAATAAAGTACGTCGAGGTTAGTGTTGACTCGGCGAAGCCGGAGAAGCACGACAGGTTCCGCGGGATTCCGGGGGCGTGGGAACACGCGGTAAAGGCCCTGGAGAACGCGGTCGAACTCGGGATAAGCCACGGAATGGCCACGATAATGGACAAGGAGACGTACCAGGAGATAGACGACATCCTCGACTTAGCTGAGAGCATAGGCGTGAAGCGCGTCATCTTCTTCAACCTCGTGCCGACTGGAAGGGCCGAGGACATGATTAAGGTGGACCTCTCTCCGGAGGAGCGCGAGGAGTTCATGAAGGAAGTTTACCGCCAGATGAAGAAGCGGAAGCTCGAGATACTGACGACCGCGCCACAGTACGCGCGCGTCACCCTGCTCATGAGCCAGGGAAGGAGCGTCACGCCGGCGCACTTCTACATAGGCGAGGACAACTCCGTGAAGACGCTCGCCGAGTTCATAGGCGGTTGCGGTGCGGGGAGGATTTATGCTGGAATCGAGCCCGACGGAACGGTAGTTCCATGCGTCTTCCTCCCGCTCCCCGTTGGAAACGTCAGGCACATGCCGTTCAGGGAGATATGGGAGAACAGCAGGATATTCAACCTCCTCCGCGACAGGGATAGCTGGGAGGGCCAGTGCGGGCGGTGCCCCTACAAGTACATCTGCGGGGGCTGTCGCGCGAGGGCCTACCACTACACGCTGGACCTTGCTGGAGACGACCCCGGGTGCGTTATCAACAAACGCCTCTGGGAGGAGATAGTCAAGCACGGAAAGCCGAAGGCCCTCACCGAGCTCAACTGGGTGGACGAAACGGTCGTTCTCCGCGGGCCGAGCCTCTACGTGCCGAGCTACTACCGGGCCGTCGAGGTGGCGATTGAGAAGGGTCTCGTGGAGGTCTATGGGTACCAAGAGGTTCATGCATAA
- a CDS encoding helix-turn-helix domain-containing protein, with translation MGSVGDKEAFVHLVEKLMIRWGYSHVEGRIYALLLLRGEPMTISDLVEETGFSRSAISTALSRLQRDYLVEVQKRGRTKYFTAIPALFEKFLEQPKIILEKEVMPLEETVRKLLAKESLEGRRKKLVELLVELRLLEYALLRLIEIEAEELRKTYLRDELKDEKPFK, from the coding sequence GTGGGCTCTGTGGGGGATAAAGAGGCGTTCGTTCATCTCGTTGAGAAGCTCATGATACGCTGGGGTTACTCGCACGTTGAGGGGAGGATATACGCGTTGCTCCTCCTGAGAGGGGAACCCATGACGATATCGGACCTCGTTGAGGAAACCGGCTTCAGCAGGTCAGCTATTTCAACGGCCTTGAGCAGGCTTCAGAGGGACTACCTCGTTGAGGTTCAAAAGAGGGGGCGGACGAAGTACTTCACGGCGATTCCGGCCCTCTTCGAGAAGTTCCTTGAACAGCCAAAGATAATCCTTGAGAAGGAAGTCATGCCCCTTGAAGAAACCGTCAGGAAACTGCTCGCGAAAGAGTCTTTGGAGGGAAGGCGTAAAAAGCTCGTTGAGCTCCTCGTGGAGTTAAGACTCCTTGAATACGCCCTCCTGAGGCTCATAGAGATTGAAGCCGAGGAGCTCAGGAAGACCTACCTCAGAGATGAACTCAAAGATGAAAAACCTTTTAAATGA
- a CDS encoding sulfite exporter TauE/SafE family protein, whose translation MKNLLNEALLIFFGWPKTNYPELALIAFILSVVFSIGGVGSAIAIVPVMGWLGVPLMSAKPTGLFINVLSMLSATVKNLRAKKLDVRFGLPILVTATLASPLGAYSGKFIPHRVVLAVFVAFLLYSGTMMLFFRPKERKRKGNHLVEGSLIGGIAGFLGGLLGVGGGGIISPALILLGYEPKKVASTTALIVFFSSLSGFLTYWKLGTLDWELLLWVSVPAILGGWLGTHLMHFKMSSGQVKKVIGAIMYVIALKTLLVALSF comes from the coding sequence ATGAAAAACCTTTTAAATGAGGCTCTTCTCATTTTCTTCGGGTGGCCTAAAACGAACTACCCGGAGTTAGCGCTCATAGCCTTCATCCTTAGCGTGGTCTTCTCGATAGGTGGCGTGGGCTCGGCGATAGCCATAGTTCCCGTCATGGGCTGGCTTGGAGTGCCCCTGATGAGCGCCAAGCCGACCGGCCTCTTCATAAACGTCCTCTCGATGCTTTCAGCGACCGTCAAGAACCTGCGGGCGAAAAAGCTCGACGTCCGCTTTGGTCTGCCGATTCTCGTCACCGCGACTCTGGCATCTCCCCTCGGAGCTTACTCCGGGAAGTTCATACCACACCGCGTCGTTCTGGCTGTCTTCGTGGCTTTCCTCCTATACTCCGGGACAATGATGCTCTTCTTCAGGCCGAAGGAGCGGAAAAGAAAGGGCAACCACCTCGTTGAGGGTTCTTTGATTGGAGGAATCGCGGGCTTCCTCGGTGGTCTCCTCGGCGTCGGAGGTGGCGGAATAATCAGCCCGGCCCTAATCCTCCTTGGCTACGAGCCGAAGAAAGTCGCCAGCACTACCGCCTTAATAGTGTTCTTCTCATCGCTGAGCGGGTTTCTGACCTACTGGAAGCTCGGGACTCTTGACTGGGAGTTGCTACTCTGGGTTTCGGTTCCAGCAATACTCGGTGGCTGGCTGGGAACTCACCTGATGCACTTCAAGATGAGCTCGGGGCAGGTAAAAAAGGTGATAGGGGCCATAATGTACGTCATAGCCCTCAAGACGCTCCTTGTCGCGCTGAGCTTCTGA
- the tdt gene encoding tellurite-resistance/dicarboxylate transporter, producing MGVKDFAPSWFASVMGTGALALVSKAYSSKLSALNGFAEFLAYLNTLLFFVLLVPWTLRWVKYREEALKDLYHPVLGNFYGTIGVASLVLSADWLFIFGNERLAWAFWLFGVPFVLLFAFLIPYIVFTGEGIDTKNITPAWFIPPVGLIVIPISGAKLMTLSSGTVKELMAFINYFAWGAGFFLYLALFAIVMYRFIKHEPMPCGIAPSIWINLGPIGAGTSTLYALVKASDFLKVKEPFLAFGLIFWGFGVWWFVMAVILTLHYIRKLNLPYSLAWWAFIFPFGAYVSATFKVGTTFGINAITDFGFALYWLLLAMWLVTGALTLKNFVFRSSARQGAS from the coding sequence ATGGGAGTTAAAGACTTCGCCCCGAGCTGGTTTGCGAGCGTGATGGGAACCGGAGCGCTCGCTTTGGTCAGCAAAGCCTATTCATCAAAACTTTCTGCGTTGAACGGCTTTGCTGAGTTCCTCGCCTACCTCAACACGCTCCTGTTTTTCGTCCTCCTCGTTCCCTGGACGCTGAGGTGGGTAAAGTACCGCGAGGAGGCCTTAAAGGACCTCTATCACCCGGTTCTCGGCAACTTCTACGGGACTATCGGCGTCGCCTCGCTCGTCCTCTCGGCGGACTGGCTGTTCATCTTTGGGAATGAAAGGCTCGCCTGGGCCTTCTGGCTCTTTGGGGTGCCCTTTGTCCTGCTCTTCGCCTTCCTGATTCCCTACATCGTCTTCACAGGAGAGGGAATAGACACCAAGAACATAACGCCCGCCTGGTTCATTCCGCCGGTCGGGCTCATAGTAATCCCCATCAGCGGGGCGAAGCTCATGACACTCTCCTCCGGAACGGTGAAGGAGCTGATGGCCTTCATCAACTACTTCGCCTGGGGCGCGGGCTTCTTCCTCTACTTGGCCCTCTTCGCCATCGTTATGTACCGCTTCATAAAGCACGAGCCGATGCCCTGCGGGATAGCTCCCTCAATCTGGATTAACCTCGGACCAATAGGAGCCGGGACGAGCACGCTCTACGCCCTCGTGAAGGCCAGCGACTTCCTAAAGGTGAAGGAGCCTTTCCTGGCCTTCGGGTTAATCTTCTGGGGCTTCGGTGTCTGGTGGTTCGTCATGGCAGTAATACTGACGCTCCACTACATCAGGAAGCTCAACCTGCCGTACAGCCTCGCGTGGTGGGCGTTCATCTTCCCCTTCGGCGCCTACGTCAGCGCGACCTTCAAGGTCGGGACGACCTTCGGGATAAACGCGATAACGGACTTCGGCTTCGCCCTCTACTGGCTCCTGCTGGCGATGTGGCTGGTTACTGGAGCCTTAACGCTGAAGAACTTCGTCTTCAGAAGCTCAGCGCGACAAGGAGCGTCTTGA
- a CDS encoding NifB/NifX family molybdenum-iron cluster-binding protein: MNLRIAVPLAGEDFESEVSEHFGRARRFAIVDAENGEIRDVRIVELPFEEHGPGDIPNFLREQGVEVVLAYGIGRKAIAHFEALGIRVIPGIGGKARKAVEAFLRGSAESDPQWRERISEGREHKT; this comes from the coding sequence ATGAACTTGAGAATCGCGGTTCCGCTTGCTGGGGAAGATTTCGAATCAGAGGTTTCGGAGCACTTTGGGAGGGCAAGGCGCTTTGCGATAGTTGACGCCGAGAACGGAGAAATCAGGGATGTCAGAATAGTTGAGCTCCCCTTCGAGGAGCACGGGCCGGGCGACATTCCGAACTTCCTGAGAGAGCAGGGGGTAGAGGTTGTCCTCGCCTACGGGATAGGGAGGAAGGCGATTGCCCACTTCGAGGCCCTCGGCATTCGGGTGATTCCGGGGATAGGCGGGAAAGCACGGAAAGCCGTCGAGGCGTTTCTTCGCGGGTCTGCCGAGAGCGACCCCCAGTGGAGGGAGCGGATAAGTGAGGGCAGGGAGCACAAAACATGA